The Geoglobus acetivorans genome window below encodes:
- a CDS encoding FtsX-like permease family protein has protein sequence MVSIARKNLFHEKGRLVISIGGVAFSTMLIMVLMGVYYGIFTESTMYLRKTNADLWVGQEGIHDTWHTYSLLPRGLDEEIRRVGGVKDVHEFIGRAVRAKVSKVVDKEETIYIIGFDTKTGVGGPWEIVKGKKIPRDGQVIVDRVFATRNGIDIGDKIEVGGVELTVVGISKDTFVLVYSYAFVTKEDAEKIFGAEDFLNYYMVEVDNPFFAEKIADNIKSRLESLGVKVDVLTKQKFIDNHKEVIDESFSAILLPLVFIGFFIGVTVIGLTLYTATLEKMKEYAILKAIGADETFMMRIVLEQAFTIALLGFAAGSILSFLAANLIPNVAPEFYVEINLQNVVMTFGSIVVMSLVAALIPIRRLERIEPATVFQA, from the coding sequence ATGGTTTCCATAGCGAGAAAAAATCTGTTCCATGAAAAGGGAAGGCTGGTGATAAGTATAGGAGGTGTTGCGTTCTCAACCATGCTGATAATGGTTCTGATGGGCGTGTATTACGGAATATTCACCGAAAGCACGATGTATCTGAGGAAGACTAACGCAGACCTGTGGGTGGGACAGGAGGGCATACATGACACCTGGCACACATACTCTCTGCTGCCGAGAGGGCTTGATGAGGAGATACGGAGGGTTGGTGGAGTTAAGGACGTTCATGAATTTATTGGGAGGGCCGTGAGGGCAAAGGTATCCAAGGTGGTGGACAAGGAGGAGACGATATACATCATCGGCTTTGACACGAAAACCGGCGTTGGAGGACCGTGGGAAATCGTGAAGGGCAAGAAGATACCGCGGGATGGCCAGGTGATAGTGGACAGGGTTTTCGCAACAAGAAACGGTATCGATATTGGAGATAAGATCGAGGTTGGTGGAGTCGAGCTAACAGTGGTTGGCATCTCCAAAGATACATTTGTTCTTGTCTATTCCTATGCTTTTGTTACAAAGGAGGATGCGGAGAAGATATTTGGGGCTGAAGATTTCCTGAATTACTACATGGTGGAGGTCGATAACCCGTTCTTTGCTGAAAAGATAGCAGATAACATAAAGAGCAGGCTCGAAAGTCTGGGGGTTAAGGTGGACGTTCTCACAAAGCAGAAATTCATAGACAATCACAAGGAGGTGATAGATGAGAGTTTCAGCGCGATACTCCTTCCTCTGGTCTTCATAGGGTTTTTCATAGGTGTCACGGTTATAGGATTAACGCTGTACACCGCAACTCTGGAGAAGATGAAGGAATATGCGATTTTGAAGGCTATCGGGGCGGATGAGACGTTCATGATGCGAATAGTGCTGGAACAGGCTTTTACAATCGCCCTGCTTGGATTTGCTGCGGGCTCAATTCTGTCATTTCTGGCGGCAAACCTAATCCCAAATGTCGCTCCCGAGTTTTATGTGGAAATCAACCTGCAGAACGTGGTCATGACATTCGGTTCCATTGTGGTCATGAGCCTGGTTGCCGCACTCATACCAATAAGGAGGCTTGAAAGGATAGAGCCAGCAACCGTGTTCCAGGCGTGA